In Carassius gibelio isolate Cgi1373 ecotype wild population from Czech Republic chromosome B20, carGib1.2-hapl.c, whole genome shotgun sequence, the following are encoded in one genomic region:
- the LOC127983420 gene encoding protein PRRC2C isoform X2 produces MSEKSGQSTKAKDGKTKYATLSLFNTYKGKSLETQKTAVAARHGLQSLGKVAVSRRMPPPANLPSLKAENKGNDPNVSIVPKDGSGWASRQDQPGDERQQETPPPQPKPTVPQTSDVPLGGSRSWANSRQSGQLDGAPRMSSEFHQEFPSLQAAGDVEKSGDQEDEPYGPGPSLRPQNVGSWREGGGRNLNVAPSSSETDGKPSEESGVGRGTPSPSGDSDETGKPSALEGREKRDARDRLPPTAPQQKLNGGQQTARGMSSPFHAAQFRSMMPPYMFSAYPRGPFPPVQGSFRYPGQQEMSKGPRSGVRPSQPPSQPWLQDPDRPSIVSATELKELDNLDTDADEGWAGAQMEVDYTEKLNFSDDEENHSAKEKGDNWEWMTKVDRMRSRNADVQEAWKEGKEERRDGKSSWAESGDPRAPSPGNIVHYSKTVPPQEQQGQTVGRSVGSGGPRVTKLPTTAPAAGEEESEAWRQKRKKQSELSEAVERARRRREEEERRMEEQRLAACKEKLKQLEEKRRPSTTETTKQITQAHGDHQELTETVPKLPAETPPPQPQPPPSPARQPCPPMQTHERTEPTVEEVPQFVTRQPSPPVHRTAPEPQSKVDTAVTEEVHRQVERHPMRDYFSTEEPRVEEPQSSLSRLDRSLSEDAPLPSQLENEGDTGTAVRPSVTSGYSKQFQKSLPPRFLRQQEQLKQQQWQQQQQQQQQQQQGGGGPVSPSGGSVPQHRSLYQPLSPHHQHLASMGFDPRWLMMQSYMDPRMMSGRPPIDMPPMHPGRMPPKQLLRREPTDNSSSGSDTFDHLTRPIREHGVPNEPRMVWGSDPYPSTEPLSSSAAIKGREDGKETRLDACLELDRGLSGVYPRDHSPLEPRGKGDFFRNSSETLSAFSHVSEEVPGLLQTDRVPVIPSFEPEEANLSGADEVEAIGQAVLKRSISQGSSHSLKLEEPRFEGLTTVQKNLDYPDTVERPEDKSRKEPFGQGSVINSRSTPPVANDGMNKTDKLILPAPSKQKSEMRWGSRGSGSGRREGTGGERPVRRSGPIKKPVLRDMKEEREQRREKEEKHERGERPKKEVAAPKGAASSTVEASDGPKPSGDEKKVVVEPEVGVSTAGTKSRDLQAAVCPTATTVAEDKPDKPLSNDKRPEPKLPSRKDSNLPPRAYRRDERERDRDRDRDRERDRDVERERDWPSDFKARGRGEYYSRGRSYRGSYGGRGRGSRGRSRGDYLYREPRSRSDLPLSATGTASFHGREESETRSESSDFEVLPKRRRRRGSDTDSESEGRESASDTGASDREPSSKPSRPLRRELPESRSSKSASGFATGNLSEKPGPRDEDGRPKPGFLLKGEATRRGKGGLHSRRGGGRERGGHRSAPFRRPPVKESSQWPSKPMETFRPEEAETSRTDSIPSERRHTKYDNKKIGEGGQSFRERPRRPRAARPPRQDKPPRFRRLKEREAAVFAGEATPGVPVPTSVSPTLSKAPGALVALSERVANTSTAPSLTSDVTPPELPVTETVDPEMGATTVVAAGSKSPDLSNQNSSDQANEEWETASESSDFNERREREDKKQLEAAMTAITTTSSSVPIQISGGQNKSPTESAAISKREMASAAKRSFSSQRPVDRQNRRGNNGPKTGRGYPAGKSERRGGSGAKSGRRGAASQNAETTQASTGQKTGKESAPSRRKEEGKQAVKKPKEKENALSQFDLNNYASVVIIDDHPEVTTLEDPQSNMNDDGFTEVVSRKQQKRLQDEERRKKEEQTAQNWSKKGSGEKGRGGGGSKLPPRFAKKQQQQQGLAGQQQPSAPAPQTQAVPQQTQPQPAMSVSQHNLPASNQSTSSPQPLEGAVAPLTPTPVDFPAKSQAHSTLGTELWENKVAGSAVLSDVKKLGPISPPQPPSVSAWNKPLTSFTGTVTPEGVKAGTEGGVDLGMDSIQFGAPSSAGSTDSDGLPALLEKTSDNKLPEPKEQRQKQPRAGPVKPQKLPDIPPPEHKEYKPGPIGKERSLKNRKAAKDVRQSDGEGLDKNGSRGSRDRDSSSPTKDKVPELGGDIEGMITAPSAEYSSSTKESVTDYTIPSSSLADNVPTAGTKMEESLVTPVALPHPLPIQRREALQQSSSLATVSPATVDLTLKMESARKAWENSPSLVEKSSPVTSSASPITSGGGAGSSSFSSFSSASVPQIPVASVTPSTSLSGSATYTTSSLSTKSTSASDPPNICKVKPQQLQSSGMSSTNFSQLGCVPSLLPQQQQQQTQQVFVSQSAAGSAAQIPAFYMDTSHLFSTPHPRLAPPSIAQQQGFQPGLSQPTAVQQIPIPIYAPLQGQHQHQAQLSLNAGPPVSQPQDLFSSSMQPYRSQQAFMQNSLSQTSPMMLSGTPLHSYPGVQPPELGKPQSNLAFQQTSNTQHIPILFEPQLNQPSGMGGSQLIDTHLLQRQGMSQHSNLFSGQVQQQSSYYSSTQSPSSALHHMTVSMPGSQLSLPNFGSGGGQPLLALPQSLPPTPPQAPPPSLNRQTPSNPPYRGLIGQNTHSMMQHSNKMCEMDLKLFSGGMDMKPGTPPVSARSTTPTSSPYRASSTSPSSQSGKMNSMLYPKQFQSGTTGMRIAQHFPGQFNPQMLSQANMVSPLVRPPHVNSFPGGVQRSPMGPPMSPNLSGGLMPYPRPQHPPRGPSGPSLAPRGTQAALKAEQDLKAKQRAEVLQSTHKFFSEQQQLKAPVSKPTRIEGAGKPTDNITSNHQGVPSDRAESDKPAPLATTKPIRTGPIKPQAIKPEESK; encoded by the exons ATGTCCGAGAAGTCAGGGCAGAGCACCAAGGCAAAGGATGGCAAGACCAAGTATGCAACCCTTAGCCTCTTCAACACGTACAAGGGCAAGTCTCTGGAGACCCAGAAAACTGCAG TTGCTGCCAGACATGGGCTCCAAAGTTTGGGCAAAGTTGCGGTCAGTCGACGCATGCCCCCTCCAGCTAACCTGCCCAGCTTAAAAGCTGAGAACAAAGGCAACGATCCCAATGTTAGCATCGTACCCAAGGATGGCAGTGGATGGGCCTCCAGACAAGATCAACCAGGAGATGAACG gCAACAAGAGACACCTCCACCACAGCCTAAGCCAACTGTGCCCCAGACCTCTGATGTCCCTCTGGGAGGCAGCCGCTCCTGGGCCAACAGCAGACAGTCTGGGCAGCTGGACG GAGCTCCTCGGATGAGCAGTGAGTTCCATCAGGAGTTTCCGAGTCTGCAGGCGGCGGGTGATGTGGAGAAATCAGGCGATCAGGAAGATGAACCCTATGGGCCAGGCCCCAGCCTCAGGCCTCAGA ATGTGGGTAGCTGGCGGGAAGGTGGAGGCAGGAACTTAAACGTTGCTCCCAGTTCTTCAGAGACTGATGGTAAGCCCTCTGAGGAATCAGGCGTGGGTCGAGGCACACCATCTCCCTCTGGGGACTCCGATGAGACAGGGAAACCCTCTGCTTTGGAGGGCAGAGAAAAGAGAGATGCCAGAGACAGGCTCCCACCTACTGCCCCTCAGCAGAAACTTAATGGTGGCCAGCAAACCGCAAGAGGAATGTCATCTCCGTTCCATGCTGCCCAGTTCAGGAGCATGATGCCACCATAT ATGTTCAGTGCTTACCCTCGAGGGCCCTTTCCTCCTGTACAAGGCAGCTTTAGGTACCCTGGACAACAGGAGATGTCCAA GGGTCCACGGTCTGGTGTAAgaccctcccagcctccctcgcAGCCATGGCTGCAGGATCCAGACAGGCCATCAATTGTTAGTGCCACTGAACTAAAAGAGCTAGACAATCTGGACACTGATGCTGATGAGGGTTGGGCAG GTGCTCAAATGGAAGTTGACTATACTGAGAAACTGAACTTTAGTGATGATGAGGAGAACCATTCGGCTAAGGAGAAAGGCGATAACTG GGAGTGGATGACTAAAGTTGATCGCATGCGGTCAAGAAATGCTGATGTTCAGGAGGCATGGAAGGAAGGAAAAGAGGAGAGGCGTGATGGCAAGAGCTCATGGGCTGAAAGTGGAGACCCCAGGGCTCCCTCCCCTGGCAATATTGTCCATTATAGCAAGACGGTTCCTCCACAAGAACAACAG gGCCAAACTGTTGGACGTTCTGTGGGAAGTGGTGGTCCCCGTGTTACAAAGCTACCCACAACAGCACCCGCCGCTGGTGAAGAGGAATCTGAAGCATGGCGACAGAAACGGAAGAAGCAGTCAGAGCTCTCGGAAGCAGTAGAACGTGCTCGCAGGCGGCGTGAAGAGGAGGAACGGCGCATGGAAGAACAGAGACTTGCTGCATGCAAAGAGAAACTCAAACAACTGGAGGAGAAACGACGACCTTCAACTACAGAAACTACTAAACAAATCACGCAAGCTCATGGTGATCACCAGGAATTGACCGAAACTGTGCCTAAACTACCTGCTGAAACTCCTCCCCCTCAGCCTCAACCACCACCTTCCCCTGCACGGCAACCCTGCCCTCCCATGCAAACCCATGAAAGGACAGAGCCCACTGTGGAGGAGGTGCCACAGTTTGTTACCCGACAACCTAGCCCTCCTGTCCATAGGACTGCCCCAGAACCCCAAAGCAAGGTTGATACTGCTGTAACTGAGGAGGTGCATAGACAAGTGGAGAGACACCCAATGAGAGACTACTTCAGTACTGAGGAGCCCAGAG ttgaggAGCCTCAGTCGTCGTTATCCAGACTGGATCGTTCTCTAAGTGAAGATGCACCTCTTCCGTCTCAACTGGAAAATGAGGGAGACACTGGGACTGCTGTTCGCCCTTCTGTCACCTCTGGATACTCAAAACAGTTCCAGAAGTCTTTACCACCAAGGTTCCTTAGACAACAG GAACAGCTTAAACAACAacagtggcagcagcagcagcaacaacaacagcagcagcagcagggtgGAGGGGGTCCAGTCTCTCCCTCAGGCGGTTCAGTTCCTCAGCACAGATCCTTATACCAACCTCTTAGCCCCCACCACCAACACCTTGCTTCAATGGGCTTTGACCCACGCTGGCTAATGATGCAATCTTACATGGATCCTCGCATGATGTCTGGGCGGCCACCAATAGATATGCCTCCTATGCACCCCG GGAGAATGCCTCCTAAGCAACTGTTACGACGAGAGCCAACAGACAACAGCAGCTCTGGATCAGACACTTTTGATCATCTGACCCGACCAATCAGAGAACACGGAGTTCCCAATGAACCTCGAATGGTCTGGGGTTCTGACCCATATCCATCAACAGAGCCCCTGTCCTCTTCTGCAGCCATAAAAGGGCGTGAAGATGGCAAGGAGACAAG ATTGGATGCTTGTCTGGAGCTGGATAGAGGTCTATCAGGTGTCTATCCTCGGGACCATAGCCCACTTGAGCCCAGGGGCAAAGGCGACTTCTTCAGGAATTCTTCTGAAACCTTGTCTGCGTTTAGTCATGTTTCGGAAGAGGTTCCAGGTCTCCTACAGACTGACAGAGTACCAGTCATCCCTTCTTTTGAACCCGAGGAGGCTAACCTCTCTGGTGCAGATGAGGTTGAAGCCATTGGACAGGCTGTATTGAAACGAAGCATCTCGCAAGGCTCCAGTCACTCTCTGAAACTGGAAGAGCCCAGATTTGAAGGACTTACCACAGTACAGAAAAACCTGGACTACCCTGATACCGTTGAAAGACCAGAGGACAAGTCCAGAAAGGAGCCATTTGGACAAGGGTCTGTAATCAACAGCCGTTCCACGCCACCTGTAGCTAATGATGGCATGAACAAAACCGACAAGCTTATTTTACCTGCACCCAGCAAACAGAAGTCAGAGATGCGCTGGGGATCCCGTGGATCTGGATCTGGAAGGAGAGAGGGTACCGGAGGGGAGCGGCCAGTGAGGAGATCTGGACCTATTAAGAAACCTGTGCTGCGAGACATGAAGGAAGAGAGGGAacagagaagagagaaagaagaaaagcacGAACGAGGGGAGCGACCCAAAAAAGAAGTAGCTGCTCCCAAAGGTGCTGCTTCATCCACTGTAGAAGCATCTGATGGACCGAAGCCCTCTGGTGATGAGAAGAAAGTCGTGGTAGAACCTGAAGTGGGAGTATCAACTGCTGGAACGAAGTCCAGAGATCTGCAGGCAGCTGTATGCCCTACAGCCACAACTGTTGCTGAGGATAAACCAGACAAACCTCTATCCAATGACAAACGTCCTGAACCCAAATTACCATCTCGCAAAGACTCCAACCTCCCTCCCAGAGCTTACCGTAGAGATGAGAGGGAGCGAGACAGAGACCGAGATCGAGACCGAGAGAGGGACAGAGATGTGGAACGAGAGAGGGACTGGCCTTCTGATTTTAAAGCCCGTGGTCGGGGAGAGTACTATTCCCGTGGCCGGAGTTACAGAGGCAGCTATGGTGGGAGGGGCAGAGGTAGTCGTGGTCGGAGTCGAGGTGACTACCTTTACAGAGAGCCACGGTCACGCTCAGACTTGCCATTAAGTGCCACAGGAACAGCTAGTTTCCATGGCAGAGAGGAGAGTGAAACCCGTAGCGAGAGCTCAGATTTTGAAGTCTTGCCCAAGCGCAGACGCAGACGAGGCTCGGACACAGACTCTGAAAGTGAAGGCAGAGAATCTGCCAGTGACACCGGAGCATCAGATCGTGAGCCCAGCTCCAAACCGAGCAGGCCGCTTCGTCGCGAGCTGCCGGAATCTCGCTCCTCCAAATCTGCCTCTGGATTTGCAACTGGAAATCTTTCAGAAAAACCTGGGCCTCGAGATGAGGATGGGCGACCTAAACCGGGTTTTCTTTTAAAGGGTGAGGCCACACGGCGAGGCAAGGGAGGCTTGCACAGCAGACGAGGTGGTGGCAGGGAACGAGGTGGCCACAGATCTGCTCCTTTCCGACGGCCCCCAGTTAAAGAGTCCTCACAGTGGCCCTCGAAGCCCATGGAGACCTTTCGGCCAGAGGAAGCAGAGACCTCACGCACTGATAGCATCCCCTCTGAAAGACGGCACACCAAATATGACAACAAGAAAATTGGAGAGGGTGGACAAAGCTTTCGGGAGAGGCCCCGGAGACCAAGGGCAGCCCGTCCTCCCAGACAGGACAAGCCTCCACGGTTTCGGAGGCTTAAAGAACGTGAGGCTGCAGTGTTTGCTGGAGAGGCTACTCCTGGTGTGCCAGTACCTACATCGGTCTCCCCAACACTGTCTAAAGCTCCTGGAGCACTGGTCGCTTTGTCAGAAAGAGTGGCTAATACCAGTACAGCTCCTTCTCTCACTTCTGACGTCACTCCTCCTGAACTTCCTGTCACAGAGACTGTTGATCCTGAAATGGGAGCCACCACTGTAGTTGCTGCTGGCAGCAAATCACCTGACTTGTCCAATCAGAACTCTTCTGACCAGGCCAATGAGGAGTGGGAGACGGCCTCTGAGAGTAGCGACTTCAATGAAAGGAGAGAGCGGGAGGACAAGAAGCAGCTTGAAGCAGCCATGACTGCCATCACTACTACTTCCTCCTCTGTGCCCATACAGATCTCTGGGGGCCAGAACAAATCACCCACAGAAAGTGCGGCAATCTCAAAACGGGAGATGGCCTCGGCAGCCAAGAGGAGCTTCTCTAGCCAGCGGCCTGTGGATCGGCAGAACCGAAGAGGAAATAATGGGCCTAAAACCGGTCGAGGGTACCCTGCAGGCAAGAGCGAAAGAAGGGGAGGATCTGGAGCCAAATCGGGACGGAGGGG TGCTGCTTCTCAAAATGCAGAGACCACTCAGGCCAGTACAGGTCAGAAAACTGGGAAAGAATCTGCTCCCAGCCGCCGGAAAGAGGAAGGGAAGCAAGCTGTCAAAAAacccaaagagaaagaaaatgcttTGTCTCAGTTCGATCTCAACAATTATGCca GTGTAGTGATCATTGACGACCACCCAGAGGTCACAACACTGGAGGACCCTCAGTCTAACATGAATGATGACGGGTTTACAGAGGTTGTTTCACGGAAACAGCAGAAACGTTTGCAGGATGAGGAAAGAAGGAAGAAAGAAGAGCAGACTGCACAG AATTGGAGTAAAAAAGGCTCTGGAGAGAAGGGCAGGGGAGGTGGTGGTTCTAAACTCCCTCCGCGATTTGCCAaaaagcagcaacagcagcaaggATTGGCAGGACAGCAGCAGCCATCAGCTCCAGCTCCACAGACCCAGGCTGTCCCTCAGCAGACTCAACCACAGCCGGCTATGTCTGTGTCGCAGCACAACCTTCCTGCCTCCAACCAGAGCACTAGCTCACCCCAGCCTCTTGAGGGCGCTGTGGCTCCTCTGACCCCCACACCTGTAGACTTCCCTGCCAAGAGTCAGGCACACAGCACCCTGGGTACAGAACTGTGGGAGAACAAGGTGGCTGGCTCCGCTGTTCTCTCTGATGTCAAGAAAC TTGGACCTATCAGCCCTCCCCAGCCTCCCTCTGTCAGTGCCTGGAACAAACCCCTCACTTCATTTACTGGGACCGTTACACCTGAG GGTGTGAAAGCGGGAACAGAAGGTGGGGTTGATCTGGGCATGGATAGCATCCAGTTTGGTGCCCCTTCTTCAGCTGGAAGCACTGACAGTGACGGATTGCCCGCCCTGCTAGAGAAAACCTCTGATAATAAACTACCCGAACCCAAAGAGCAAAGACAAAAACAGCCTCGTGCTGGACCTGTCAAACCTCAGAAG TTACCTGACATCCCCCCTCCAGAGCACAAGGAATATAAACCTGGTCCCATTGGTAAAGAGCGTTCGCTCAAGAACCGGAAGGCTGCCAAAGATGTGCGTCAGTCCGATGGAGAGGGCCTGGATAAAAATGGAAGTAGAGGCAGCCGAGACAGAGACTCCAGCTCACCCACTAAAGACAAAGTTCCTGAGCTGGGAGGAGACATTGAGGGCATGATCACTGCTCCATCAGCAGAATACTCCAGCAGCACTAAG GAATCGGTGACTGACTACACGATCCCATCTTCCTCGTTAGCAGACAATGTCCCCACTGCAGGGACCAAGATGGAGGAGAGCCTTGTGACACCT GTGGCGCTCCCGCACCCGTTGCCTATTCAGCGAAGAGAAGCCCTGCAGCAGAGCTCCAGCCTTGCCACTGTCTCTCCTGCTACTGTTGACCTTACACTTAAA ATGGAATCTGCGCGCAAGGCTTGGGAGAACTCACCTAGTCTTGTGGAAAAGAGCTCTCCTGTCACCTCCTCTGCTTCCCCAATCACCAGTGGAGGAGGAGCAGGCAGTTCCTCCTTCAGTTCCTTCTCCAGTGCTTCAGTGCCTCAGATACCTGTGGCCTCGGTCACCCCCAGCACCTCACTGTCCG GATCTGCAACCTACACAACGTCCTCTCTCAGCACGAAGAGCACATCAGCTTCTGACCCTCCCAACATCTGTAAGGTAAAGCCCCAGCAGCTGCAGAGTTCAGGAATGTCCAGCACTAACTTCTCCCAGCTGGGCTGCGTGCCTTCTCTGTTaccacaacagcagcagcaacagaccCAACAGGTGTTTGTATCCCAGTCTGCAGCag GTTCTGCGGCCCAAATCCCGGCCTTCTACATGGACACCAGCCACTTGTTCAGTACGCCCCATCCTCGCTTGGCTCCTCCCTCTATAGCCCAGCAGCAAGGCTTTCAGCCCGGACTCTCACAG CCTACAGCAGTGCAGCAGATCCCCATCCCTATTTACGCTCCTCTGCAAGGGCAGCACCAGCACCAGGCCCAGCTGAGCCTCAACGCTGGACCTCCGGTGTCTCAACCTCAAGACCTCTTCAGCTCCTCCATGCAGCCCTACAG GTCTCAGCAAGCATTCATGCAGAACAGCCTCTCCCAGACGTCTCCTATGATGCTGTCTGGGACGCCACTGCACAGTTACCCTGGAGTGCAGCCCCCAGAATTGGGCAAGCCTCAATCCAACCTGGCCTTCCAGCAGACTTCAAACACCCAACACATCCCCATCCTGTttgagccccagctgaatcaGCCCTCTGGCATGGGAGGATCACAGCTTATAGACACGCATCTACTTCAG CGTCAGGGAATGAGTCAGCACTCAAACCTGTTCTCTGGACAAGTCCAGCAGCAGAGCAGCTACTACAGCTCAACACAAAGTCCCAGTTCTGCCCTACATCATATGACGGTTTCCATGCCAGGTTCACAGTTGTCTTTGCCCAATTTCGGCTCTGGTGGTGGTCAGCCACTCTTGGCTTTGCCTCAGTCCTTACCTCCGACCCCTCCACAAGCCCCGCCCCCCAGCCTCAACCGCCAGACCCCCAGCAATCCGCCCTATCGTGGCCTTATTGGCCAGAATACACACAGTATGATGCAGCATTCCAATAAG ATGTGTGAGATGGATCTGAAGCTCTTCAGTGGTGGAATGGATATGAAGCCTGGAACTCCACCTGTCAGCGCCAGAAGCACTACACCCACTTCTAGCCCTTAtag GGCAAGCTCCACAAGCCCCAGTAGTCAGTCTGGCAAGATGAACAGCATGCTGTATCCCAAACAGTTCCAGTCGGGCACCACAGGAATGCGCATTGCCCAGCACTTCCCAGGACAGTTCAACCCACAG ATGTTGTCTCAGGCTAACATGGTGTCTCCATTGGTGCGTCCACCCCATGTAAACTCCTTTCCTGGAGGGGTGCAGCGTTCACCAATGGGTCCACCTATGTCCCCTAATTTGAGTGGGGGTCTGATGCCCTATCCCAGACCCCAGCATCCTCCACGTGGACCTTCTGGTCCCTCATTGGCACCACGTGGCACACAGGCTGCCCTGAAAGCAGAACAGGACCTTAAG gctAAGCAAAGAGCTGAGGTGTTACAGTCCACCCACAAGTTCTTCTCTGAGCAACAACAGCTCAAGGCTCCAGTCAGCAAGCCGACCCGCATAGAAGGAGCAGGCAAACCCACCGACAACATCACTTCAAATCACCAGGGGGTGCCATCTGACCGCGCAGAGTCTGACAAACCTGCACCTCTAGCAACAACCAAACCCATCCGGACGGGTCCCATCAAACCACAGGCCATCAAACCAGAAGAGAGCAAATAG